The nucleotide window CCATGATCCGCGACAGCGCCCCCATGTGACCGCCGGACAGGATGCTGACGCCGATCGCGTCGACGTCCTCCTGGACCGCGATCGCGACGATCTGCTCGCAGGTCTGGTGGAGCCCGGTGTAGAGCGCCTCGAACCCGGCGTCGCGCAGCGCGCGCGCGATGACCTTGACGCCCCGGTCGTGGCCGTCCAGGCCGGGCTTGGCGAGGAGCACGCGAATCGGTTTCGAGCCGCCGTCTGTGTGCGCCATCCTCATCATTCCTCCAGCAAGCCGCGCGCGATGATCACGCGCTGGATCTCCGAAGTGCCCTCGACGATCCGCCAGAGCCGCACCTCGCGGTACATGCGCTCGATCGGCAGCTCGCTCATGTACCCCATGCCCCCGTGGATCTGGACGGCGCGATCCGCGACC belongs to Candidatus Rokuibacteriota bacterium and includes:
- a CDS encoding cobalamin B12-binding domain-containing protein, producing the protein MAHTDGGSKPIRVLLAKPGLDGHDRGVKVIARALRDAGFEALYTGLHQTCEQIVAIAVQEDVDAIGVSILSGGHMGALSRIMELLREQHVADDILVVAGGFIPDEREVAALKALGVREIFDVDTRTDTVVTFLREAVAERRAGAARR